One Diadema setosum chromosome 8, eeDiaSeto1, whole genome shotgun sequence genomic window carries:
- the LOC140231429 gene encoding 26S proteasome non-ATPase regulatory subunit 12-like, whose translation MIGCAERFTIMADDGRIQKMEVDYSETVDKRLPEFEQLAKEDKLTEALEGLLSLEKQTRTAADMHSTARILVAIVKLCFEARSWETLNEHIILLSKRRSQLKQAVVKMVQEACTYVEQTPDMETKLKLIDTLRMVTAGKIYVEIERARLTMTLAKIKEGQGDITEAANILQELQVETFGSMERKEKVDFILEQMRLCLAKKDYIRTQIISKKVSTKFFDSTDEEVQAQKLKFYKLMIELDQHEGAYLGICKHYRAIYDTTIIQNDETKWKEALKHAILYLILAPFDNEQSDLIHRVSQEKKLEDIPKYRDLLKCFTTPELMRWQQVCAIYETELKQGSATSPPTDVFSDSEQGKQRWSDLRNRVVEHNIRVMAKYYTRITTKRMGELLELSEDEAEAFLSKLVEKKTIYAKVDRLAGIVDFMPHRDPNDILNSWSNNLNDLMHLVNKTTHLINKEEMQHQFAH comes from the exons ATGATAGGTTGCGCTGAAAGGTTCACAATCATGGCTGATGATGGCAGAATTCAGAAAATGGAAGTGGATTACTCGGAGACCGTCGATAAACGGCTCCCGGAATTTGAGCAGTTGGCAAAG GAAGACAAGCTAACAGAAGCCTTGGAAGGTCTTCTCTCCCTTGAGAAGCAGACGAGGACAGCTGCTGACATGCACTCCACAGCAAGGATCCTTGTAGCCATCGTCAAACTCTGCTTTGAGGCCCGCAGTTGGGAGACGCTCAATGAACACATCATCCTCTTGTCCAAGCGAAGAAGTCAGCTGAAACAG GCTGTAGTGAAGATGGTGCAAGAAGCATGTACTTATGTTGAACAGACACCGGATATGGAGACCAAACTCAAATTAATTGATACTCTGCGAATGGTCACGGCTGGAAAG ATTTACGTAGAGATTGAACGAGCGCGGCTGACCATGACACTGGCCAAGATAAAGGAGGGACAGGGAGACATCACAGAGGCTGCTAACATTCTCCAGGAACTACAG GTGGAAACATTTGGCTCCAtggaaaggaaagagaaagtcGACTTCATCCTGGAGCAAATGCGCCTCTGTCTGGCCAAGAAGGACTACATCCGCACCCAGATCATCAGCAAGAAAGTCAGCACCAAGTTCTTTGACTCTACGGACGAGGAGGTCCAG GCACAAAAGCTGAAATTCTACAAGCTGATGATAGAGCTGGACCAACACGAAGGAGCTTACCTGGGCATCTGCAAGCATTACAGAGCAATCTACGACACCACCATTATTCAGAATGACGAGACAAAGTGGAAAGAG GCTCTGAAGCACGCCATTCTGTACCTGATCCTCGCACCGTTTGACAATGAACAGTCCGACCTCATACACAGGGTCAGTCAGGAGAAAAAGCTGGAGGATATACCAAAGTACAG GGACCTGCTGAAATGTTTCACTACCCCGGAGCTGATGAGGTGGCAGCAGGTTTGTGCCATCTACGAGACCGAGCTGAAGCAGGGTTCAGCCACCAGCCCCCCGACGGACGTCTTCTCAGACTCTGAGCAGGGCAAGCAGCGCTGGAGTGACCTGAGGAACAGGGTGGTGGAACAT AACATCCGAGTGATGGCCAAGTATTACACCCGCATCACCACCAAGAGGATGGGGGAACTCCTGGAGCTGTCCGAAGAT gaagCAGAAGCATTCCTGTCCAAGCTGGTGGAGAAGAAGACCATCTATGCCAAGGTGGACCGGCTGGCTGGCATTGTCGACTTCATGCCGCACCGGGACCCCAACGACATCCTCAACTCGTGGTCCAACAATCTGAACGACCTGATGCACCTCGTCAACAAGACCACTCACCTCATCAACAAGGAGGAGATGCAGCACCAGTTCGCTCACTGA